One window of Trifolium pratense cultivar HEN17-A07 linkage group LG5, ARS_RC_1.1, whole genome shotgun sequence genomic DNA carries:
- the LOC123886050 gene encoding uncharacterized protein LOC123886050: MSDNYQSSTAKCFQQPPPFLPEKIRILLRLPVRSLLEYKCICKSWKTLISDPKFAKRQLHILMVMFNCGTLLLDLNPKNPQPLILVINIYTFGGTNSWTTIQNFPSATSFDGKFVSDSGTLNWVIVKSGVSVSSNQGVFLSFDLVNETYKEVLLPEHDRDEIRNARLGVWSDYSSANASDIKIVSWKENNKANIALISLSI; this comes from the exons ATGAGCGACAACTACCAAAGCAGCACCGCCAAGTGCTTCCAACAACCACCACCGTTCTTGCCGGAGAAAATTCGGATACTCTTGAGGCTACCAGTGAGATCGCTTCTTGAGTACAAATGCATTTGCAAATCATGGAAAACCCTAATCTCTGATCCCAAATTCGCAAAGAGACAACTTCATATCTTAATG gtTATGTTCAATTGTGGAACCCTTCTATTAGATTTAAATCCAAAAAATCCCCAACCCTTGATTCTTGTAATAAAC ATTTATACTTTTGGTGGAACTAATTCTTGGACAACTATTCAGAATTTCCCTTCTGCCACTAGTTTCGATGGAAAATTTGTGAGTGACAGTGGTACTTTAAATTGGGTAATTGTTAAAAGTGGTGTTAGTGTTAGTTCTAACCAAGGtgtgtttctttcttttgatctCGTCAATGAGACTTATAAAGAAGTGTTGCTACCTGAACATGATCGCGATGAAATTCGCAATGCTAGACTTGGTGTTTGGAGTGACT attcATCTGCTAATGCTTCGGATATAAAAATTGTTAGCTGGAAGGAAAACAACAAAGCAAACATTGCACTTATTTCTCTGTCTATATAA